A genomic segment from Hyalangium gracile encodes:
- a CDS encoding tetratricopeptide repeat protein gives MSQQGSGQAPREMVDALIVAATPGEYDAVLEVGTGAERGSDWVKRPGPAGFEVALRTFQAVGGGTLRVAVTRSREMGGVAAVTAAAPIVQAYSPRCLAMCGGCAGRPGEVELGDVIIADRLWTYDTGRLELARDGSGAESSRVLSDVSQYQLNARWKDAARSFAPDASSPWLGLRPRAYEAQRDWVLERLQEGEDPRRHPDRAKRCPDYEEVIDQLWKARLVEDGKLRLTDEGRERIERLLNRYPDGLPEPRPFKVHVGPIATGSRVVRDPRVFDELAMTVRKVKGLEMEASAIAALAHELALPYMIVMKGVTDFGDPRKGDHFQDFAARASAECLLAFLRQHLPPAASLRKDEGASDRLLVPGTVLPPRERSAATLLNARYQLVEFFRPIRAELLRELQAWCDAEESVSVQLFHGAGGIGKTHLFIQWCKELGEQGWRAGFLEGSVDADHFEPLAVSSTERPTFVVVDYAESHQGLGALLQIAARLRSAGGRERLRIVLIAREPGAWWEELQKRSAELRALLRDRPPVEVAPVAPEGAEREAVFWHAARRFAELLGSKSPTQLPSSLEDPRFGRVLYIHMAALAAVREIPFTAESLMEGILDHEEHFWATWLETRKPVGVMDADRRLFQERVRHAVTALTLTGGASSRQEALALLERSCGARDELLLLLLQDLYPKGGAAAQAWKVGGLEPDLLGEALVLRTLRGEGRAASGWLRSVFDGADEGTLRAGFEVLGRLSIGAAEAGGWISSLLEGAVETRAVAALEAAKAVGQRMAYAALGGELEKALEREGTPEVARRLMEAGLPERSISLRGVAVRVLTLLLKHLPPDESTESLAERAQLLNNLGLFQTQLGQREGSLDSTQQAVRHYRALAHAHPEAYLSELALGLNNLGQSLSEMGRREEALAALLEAVGHYRTLAEQGSEESLPNLAMSLNNLSLFQGEMGRREEALGSALEAVALYRALARKDPEQFLPNLALCLSNLARCQSERGMRDEAVGSSRESLGHYRGLARKHPEAFLPELAMSLTNLGLFESELGRREEALRLSQEAVGHYRELARKHPEAFLSDLATSLTSLGGFQSELGKREEALRSSEESVGHFRTLVQRHPEAFLPDLALSLINLGLFQSELGKREEALRSEQEAVSHYRTLAGKQPEAFMPRLAHSLNSLGLCQGELGMREEALGSAWEAVIHYRALVEKHPEAFLPDLAMSLLNLGKSQGQLGRREEALDSTREAVGHYRELARKHPEAFQPTFAHSLNNLGLFQSELGRREEALRSAQEAVGHYHELIRKQPEAFLHDLSMCLANLATFHSELGSKEEALAFAREAVRHYRALEQKHPGVFLPELAMGVNNLGVFQSDLGRNEEALVSAQEALDHYRTLARRHPEMFLPDVAMALSNVCNFLGLLGRGEEALGGAHETVGLYRELARKHPKAFLPELAKSLNNLGELLSRLGRRQEALSAARESLDVLWPFFLEQPQAFERQIRMVLGGLLSRHREAGIPPPEVVRERQKIYRARRSSRART, from the coding sequence TTGAGCCAGCAGGGGTCGGGTCAGGCGCCTCGGGAGATGGTGGACGCGCTCATCGTCGCCGCCACCCCGGGGGAGTACGACGCCGTGCTGGAGGTGGGCACGGGCGCGGAGCGGGGCAGTGACTGGGTGAAGCGGCCGGGGCCCGCGGGCTTCGAGGTGGCGCTGCGGACCTTCCAGGCTGTTGGGGGTGGAACACTTCGCGTGGCGGTGACCCGCTCTCGCGAGATGGGCGGGGTGGCGGCCGTCACCGCCGCGGCTCCCATCGTTCAGGCCTACTCGCCTCGGTGCCTCGCCATGTGTGGCGGGTGCGCGGGACGCCCGGGAGAGGTCGAGCTGGGCGATGTCATCATCGCGGACCGCCTGTGGACGTATGACACCGGCAGGCTCGAGCTCGCCAGGGACGGCTCGGGCGCCGAGTCGTCCCGGGTGCTGAGTGACGTCTCCCAGTACCAGCTCAACGCACGCTGGAAGGACGCGGCCCGCTCGTTCGCCCCGGACGCGAGCAGCCCGTGGCTGGGCCTTCGCCCGCGAGCCTACGAGGCCCAGCGGGACTGGGTGCTGGAGCGGCTCCAGGAGGGAGAGGATCCGCGCAGGCACCCCGACAGGGCGAAGCGGTGCCCAGATTACGAGGAGGTCATCGATCAGCTCTGGAAGGCGCGCCTGGTCGAGGACGGGAAGCTGCGGCTCACGGACGAGGGCCGCGAGCGCATCGAGCGGCTGCTGAACCGCTACCCGGATGGCTTGCCGGAGCCGAGACCATTCAAGGTCCATGTGGGGCCCATCGCCACGGGCAGCAGGGTGGTGAGGGATCCGCGGGTCTTCGACGAGCTGGCGATGACCGTGCGCAAGGTCAAGGGGCTGGAGATGGAGGCCTCGGCGATCGCGGCGCTCGCGCATGAGCTGGCGCTGCCCTACATGATCGTGATGAAGGGCGTGACGGACTTTGGCGATCCGCGGAAGGGCGACCACTTCCAGGACTTCGCCGCGCGGGCCTCCGCCGAGTGCTTGCTGGCCTTCCTGCGCCAGCACCTGCCGCCGGCGGCCTCGCTCCGGAAGGATGAGGGCGCGAGCGACCGGCTCCTGGTCCCCGGTACGGTGCTGCCCCCACGCGAGCGCAGCGCGGCGACGCTGCTGAATGCGCGCTACCAGCTGGTGGAGTTCTTCCGTCCCATCCGCGCCGAGCTGCTGCGAGAGCTTCAAGCCTGGTGCGACGCGGAAGAGTCCGTGAGCGTCCAGCTCTTCCATGGCGCGGGCGGTATCGGCAAGACGCACCTGTTCATCCAGTGGTGCAAGGAGCTGGGGGAGCAGGGGTGGCGAGCAGGCTTCCTGGAAGGGAGCGTGGACGCGGACCACTTCGAGCCGCTGGCGGTCTCCTCCACGGAGCGGCCCACCTTCGTGGTCGTCGACTACGCGGAGAGCCACCAGGGCTTGGGAGCGCTCCTCCAGATCGCGGCGCGTCTCCGGAGCGCGGGAGGCCGCGAGCGGCTGCGCATCGTCCTCATCGCGCGTGAGCCCGGGGCCTGGTGGGAGGAGCTCCAGAAGCGGAGCGCCGAGCTTCGGGCTCTCCTGCGCGACAGGCCTCCGGTGGAGGTGGCACCCGTCGCGCCCGAGGGAGCGGAGCGCGAGGCTGTGTTCTGGCACGCGGCGCGGCGCTTCGCCGAGCTGCTCGGGAGCAAGTCGCCGACGCAGCTGCCATCGAGTCTGGAGGATCCCCGCTTTGGCCGGGTGCTGTACATCCACATGGCGGCCCTGGCCGCTGTCCGGGAGATTCCGTTCACGGCCGAGAGCCTGATGGAGGGGATCCTCGACCACGAGGAGCACTTCTGGGCCACCTGGCTGGAGACGCGGAAGCCCGTCGGGGTGATGGATGCGGACCGGCGTCTGTTCCAGGAGCGGGTCCGGCACGCGGTGACGGCGCTGACGCTCACCGGAGGGGCCTCGAGTCGGCAGGAGGCGCTCGCCTTGCTGGAGCGCTCATGTGGCGCGCGGGATGAGCTGTTGCTGCTGTTGCTGCAGGACCTGTACCCGAAGGGCGGCGCGGCGGCGCAAGCGTGGAAGGTAGGAGGCCTGGAGCCGGACCTGCTGGGCGAAGCGCTGGTGCTTCGGACGTTACGAGGGGAGGGCAGGGCGGCCTCGGGATGGCTGCGGAGTGTGTTCGACGGCGCCGATGAGGGGACGCTGCGTGCCGGCTTCGAGGTGTTGGGCCGGCTGTCCATCGGAGCCGCCGAGGCCGGGGGCTGGATCTCCTCGTTGCTCGAAGGTGCGGTGGAGACGCGAGCGGTCGCCGCACTGGAGGCGGCCAAGGCCGTCGGCCAGCGCATGGCCTACGCCGCGCTCGGTGGAGAGCTGGAGAAGGCGCTCGAGCGAGAAGGCACGCCCGAAGTGGCCCGGAGGCTGATGGAGGCTGGGCTGCCGGAGCGATCGATCTCCCTCCGGGGAGTGGCCGTCCGGGTGTTGACGCTCCTGCTGAAGCACCTGCCTCCAGACGAGAGCACCGAGTCCCTGGCGGAGAGAGCGCAGCTGCTCAACAACCTGGGGCTCTTCCAGACCCAGCTGGGCCAGAGAGAGGGGTCGCTGGATTCCACTCAACAGGCTGTGCGCCACTACCGCGCGCTGGCGCACGCGCACCCGGAAGCGTACCTGTCGGAGCTGGCGCTCGGCCTGAACAACCTGGGCCAGTCTCTCAGCGAGATGGGAAGAAGGGAGGAGGCCCTGGCCGCATTGCTGGAGGCGGTGGGCCACTACCGCACGCTGGCGGAGCAGGGCTCGGAAGAGTCCCTGCCGAACCTGGCGATGAGCCTGAACAATCTCAGCCTGTTTCAAGGCGAGATGGGAAGACGAGAGGAGGCGCTGGGCTCCGCACTGGAAGCAGTGGCCCTCTATCGTGCGCTGGCGCGGAAGGACCCGGAGCAGTTCCTGCCCAACCTGGCGCTGTGTCTGAGCAATCTGGCCAGGTGTCAGAGCGAGCGGGGGATGAGGGACGAGGCAGTGGGCTCATCCCGTGAGTCGTTGGGCCACTATCGCGGGCTCGCGCGAAAGCACCCCGAGGCGTTCCTGCCCGAGCTGGCCATGAGCCTGACCAACCTGGGCCTCTTCGAGAGCGAGCTAGGAAGGAGAGAGGAGGCGCTGCGTCTCTCCCAGGAGGCGGTAGGCCACTACCGCGAGCTGGCTCGGAAGCACCCCGAGGCATTCCTGTCGGACCTGGCGACGAGCCTGACCAGCCTGGGCGGGTTTCAGAGCGAGCTGGGAAAGCGGGAGGAGGCGCTGCGCTCCTCGGAGGAGTCGGTGGGGCACTTCCGCACGCTGGTGCAGAGGCACCCCGAGGCATTCCTGCCGGACCTGGCGCTCAGTCTGATCAACCTGGGCCTCTTTCAGAGCGAGCTGGGAAAGCGGGAGGAGGCGCTGCGCTCCGAGCAGGAAGCGGTGAGTCACTACCGCACGCTCGCGGGGAAGCAGCCCGAGGCGTTCATGCCCCGGCTGGCGCATAGCCTGAACAGCCTCGGGTTGTGTCAGGGCGAGCTGGGCATGAGAGAGGAGGCGCTGGGCTCCGCGTGGGAGGCGGTGATCCACTACCGCGCGCTGGTGGAGAAGCACCCCGAGGCGTTCCTGCCGGACCTGGCCATGAGCCTGCTCAACCTGGGGAAGTCCCAGGGCCAGCTGGGAAGGAGAGAGGAGGCGTTGGACTCGACCCGGGAAGCGGTGGGCCACTACCGCGAGCTGGCGCGGAAGCACCCGGAGGCGTTCCAGCCGACGTTCGCGCACAGCCTGAACAACCTGGGCCTGTTTCAGAGCGAGCTTGGAAGGAGGGAGGAAGCGCTGCGCTCCGCGCAGGAGGCGGTGGGCCACTACCACGAGCTGATACGGAAGCAGCCGGAGGCGTTCCTGCACGACCTGTCCATGTGCCTGGCCAACCTGGCGACATTCCACAGTGAGCTCGGGAGCAAGGAAGAAGCCCTGGCCTTCGCGCGAGAAGCGGTCCGCCACTACCGTGCATTGGAGCAGAAACACCCGGGGGTGTTCCTGCCGGAGCTGGCGATGGGGGTGAACAACCTGGGGGTGTTTCAGAGCGATCTCGGGAGGAACGAAGAGGCGTTGGTCTCCGCTCAGGAGGCCTTGGACCACTACCGCACGCTGGCGCGCAGGCACCCCGAGATGTTCCTGCCGGACGTAGCCATGGCCCTGAGCAATGTCTGCAACTTCCTGGGCCTGTTGGGGAGAGGAGAGGAGGCGCTGGGCGGCGCGCACGAGACGGTGGGGCTCTACCGCGAGCTGGCGCGGAAGCACCCGAAGGCTTTCCTGCCCGAGCTGGCCAAGAGCTTGAACAACCTGGGCGAGCTCCTGAGCAGGCTCGGCAGGCGCCAGGAGGCCTTGAGCGCCGCGCGGGAGTCCCTGGACGTCCTCTGGCCCTTCTTCCTGGAGCAGCCCCAGGCCTTCGAGCGCCAGATCCGCATGGTCCTGGGAGGCCTGCTCTCGCGCCATCGGGAGGCGGGCATCCCTCCTCCCGAGGTGGTTCGCGAGCGACAGAAGATCTACAGGGCCCGACGCAGTTCGCGCGCTCGAACCTGA
- a CDS encoding HD domain-containing protein, with protein MPTLEDAIALAVEAHRGQRDKAGQSYILHPLRVMMRLETDAERMAAILHDVVEDTPYTLERLRELGYPEEVLGALDCLTKREGETYEAFIERVRPHPLARRVKLADLEDNMDVRRLPTVGPREAERLARYRAAWTRLKEA; from the coding sequence ATGCCCACCCTCGAAGACGCCATCGCCCTGGCCGTGGAGGCCCACCGGGGCCAGCGAGACAAGGCCGGGCAGAGCTACATCCTCCACCCGCTGCGCGTCATGATGCGCCTGGAGACGGACGCCGAGCGGATGGCGGCCATCCTCCACGACGTGGTGGAGGACACGCCCTACACGCTGGAGCGCCTGCGCGAGCTGGGCTACCCGGAAGAGGTGCTCGGCGCGCTGGACTGCCTGACGAAGCGGGAAGGCGAGACGTACGAGGCCTTCATCGAGCGCGTCCGTCCCCACCCGCTCGCACGACGCGTGAAGCTGGCGGACCTGGAGGACAACATGGACGTGCGGCGGCTGCCGACCGTGGGCCCCAGGGAGGCCGAGCGACTGGCCCGCTACCGCGCCGCCTGGACCCGCCTGAAGGAGGCGTGA
- a CDS encoding group I truncated hemoglobin codes for MSNRSNASLYDRLGGVYAISAVVDTFIDRIMVDPVLNANPLVDEAHHRVPKAGFKYLVTEMVCMATGGPQRYTGKAMKESHHHLKITPAEWTVFAGHFKAVLDHYKVPEAEQKELFELVGTTRGDIVMEEVPAARKAS; via the coding sequence ATGAGCAACCGCAGCAACGCCTCGCTGTACGATCGCCTGGGTGGCGTCTACGCCATCTCCGCCGTGGTGGACACCTTCATCGACCGCATCATGGTGGACCCGGTCCTGAACGCGAACCCACTGGTGGACGAGGCGCACCACCGCGTACCGAAGGCGGGGTTCAAGTACCTGGTGACGGAGATGGTGTGCATGGCCACGGGAGGCCCGCAGCGGTACACGGGCAAGGCGATGAAGGAGTCGCACCACCACCTGAAGATCACCCCGGCCGAGTGGACCGTGTTCGCCGGCCACTTCAAGGCGGTGCTGGACCACTACAAGGTGCCCGAGGCCGAGCAGAAGGAGCTGTTCGAGCTCGTCGGCACCACGCGCGGGGACATCGTGATGGAGGAGGTCCCCGCGGCGCGCAAGGCCAGCTGA
- a CDS encoding peptide chain release factor-like protein has protein sequence MSTSPTRRQAALAALALDDEALLKACDVEYFIASGPGGQHRNKTESGVRLTHPPTELSITATERRSQLQNKGVALERLREALKALTFVPKVRRATKPSKGAQKRRLENKKLTGQKKAMRGKKDLW, from the coding sequence ATGAGCACCTCCCCCACTCGCCGGCAGGCCGCGCTGGCAGCTCTCGCCCTCGACGACGAGGCGCTGCTGAAGGCCTGCGACGTGGAGTACTTCATCGCCTCCGGCCCCGGCGGCCAGCACCGCAACAAGACCGAGAGCGGCGTGCGCCTCACCCACCCGCCCACCGAGCTCTCCATCACCGCCACCGAGCGCCGCAGCCAGCTGCAGAACAAGGGCGTGGCGCTGGAGCGCCTGCGCGAGGCCCTCAAGGCGCTCACCTTCGTGCCCAAGGTGCGCCGCGCGACGAAGCCCTCGAAGGGCGCGCAGAAGCGCCGCCTGGAGAACAAGAAGCTCACGGGCCAGAAGAAGGCCATGCGCGGCAAGAAGGACCTCTGGTGA
- a CDS encoding PAS domain-containing protein has translation MTGPGASPPSLEVVEGITEEQSCFFLETMVACAPVGLAFVDVALRFIHVNDTLAAYNGLPRSAHLGHQVKDVIPQLWELVEPHYRQVLEQETPILNLRISGETRREPGVRHTWSCSYYPVRDRGGSLCGIGTIVTDITEQCRAEEALASTERALRQTTAALQRSEERYRTFINQSTEGIWRMELVPPIPVSLPEDAQIEAMFGTAYLAECNSAMARMHGLQAPTSSVGRRLDQFLTRTSQRDTEYLRAFIRSGYRLESSESREVSRDGSLKVFLSCLVGVVENGLLVRAWGTQRDVTEQTLARMALESSQEEARHHAWQLRVITDSLPALVTYIDRDERVLFCNQTHETWFGLKPEQLMGKTVREIFLDQYARVRDWTRRALDGETLSYEAAYTRKDGQQIHVQATYVPRRDEQGQVQGFVAHLHDVTDRKLAEAELEAQRSRLHDILIHCPASICILSGPRQVFTLVNPIFQRLAGGRALLGTSLMDALPTPEARAFSEKVRRVYETGEPLFEKEAPLRVVSGEGWANERLFNFLLHPLRDARGDVDSVMAFAIDVTEEVQARRKVEEWAAQLSHQERWLRSVLDFMPVALLLLEPDSGRVLFANRHAHRMAGGTFPLGVPASAYDSAYHLLDEDGRPIPMDRVPGVRAARGERVQGASLIWVTPVGRYRLHIDSETLPAAHGHPATVLLALQDVSQLKQMQDELQKAVQLRDEFLTVASHELRTPLTPLQLKLQSLVRDCSADLPPEQLRERLRKTVGSATQQVHKLVELIGDLLDVSRLTEGRLSLDIEPVDLSALVRDVVERFEPQALRAGSPLVVQADEPIIGFWDRLRLEQVVDNLLSNALKYGPGRPVTLRVEQHGEEARLTVSDEGIGIPSESLPRIFEKFERAVSPRHYGGLGLGLYITRQIVQALGGGIRVESQPERGATFTVELPMACASPLHEPPASAPPPAPPG, from the coding sequence GTGACGGGGCCAGGCGCGAGCCCTCCTTCCCTGGAGGTGGTCGAGGGAATCACCGAGGAGCAGTCCTGCTTCTTCCTCGAGACCATGGTGGCGTGCGCGCCGGTGGGGCTGGCCTTCGTGGACGTGGCGCTCCGCTTCATCCACGTCAACGACACCCTGGCGGCATACAACGGCCTTCCCCGCTCGGCCCACCTGGGCCATCAGGTGAAGGACGTCATCCCCCAGCTCTGGGAGCTGGTCGAGCCCCACTACCGCCAGGTCCTCGAGCAGGAGACGCCCATCCTCAACCTGCGAATCTCGGGAGAGACGCGCCGGGAGCCCGGCGTCCGTCACACGTGGAGCTGCAGCTACTACCCCGTTCGCGACCGGGGCGGCTCGCTGTGCGGCATCGGGACGATCGTAACGGACATCACCGAGCAGTGCCGGGCCGAGGAGGCGCTCGCGAGCACCGAGCGAGCGCTGCGGCAGACGACGGCGGCCCTGCAGCGCAGCGAGGAGCGCTACCGCACCTTCATCAACCAGAGCACCGAGGGCATCTGGCGGATGGAGCTCGTCCCCCCCATCCCCGTGTCGCTGCCCGAGGACGCCCAGATCGAGGCCATGTTCGGCACCGCCTACCTCGCCGAGTGCAACAGCGCCATGGCGAGGATGCACGGCCTGCAGGCGCCCACCTCGTCGGTGGGACGCAGGCTGGATCAATTCCTCACCCGCACCAGTCAGCGTGACACGGAGTACCTCCGGGCCTTCATCCGCAGCGGCTATCGGCTGGAGAGCTCCGAGTCGCGGGAGGTGAGCCGGGATGGCTCGCTCAAGGTGTTCCTCAGCTGCCTGGTGGGCGTGGTGGAGAACGGCCTGCTCGTCCGCGCCTGGGGCACCCAGCGCGACGTGACGGAGCAGACCCTCGCCCGGATGGCCCTGGAGTCCAGCCAGGAGGAGGCCCGGCACCACGCGTGGCAGCTGCGCGTCATCACCGACTCCCTGCCAGCGCTGGTCACCTATATCGACCGGGATGAGCGTGTCCTCTTCTGCAACCAGACCCACGAGACGTGGTTCGGGCTGAAGCCCGAGCAGCTCATGGGCAAGACGGTGCGCGAGATCTTCCTGGACCAGTATGCGCGCGTGAGGGACTGGACCCGCAGGGCCCTGGACGGCGAGACCCTGAGCTACGAGGCCGCCTATACCCGCAAGGACGGACAGCAGATCCACGTGCAGGCCACGTACGTCCCGAGACGTGATGAGCAGGGACAGGTGCAGGGCTTCGTGGCCCACCTTCACGATGTGACGGACCGCAAGCTGGCGGAGGCCGAGCTGGAGGCCCAGCGCTCCCGGCTCCACGACATCCTCATCCACTGTCCGGCCTCCATCTGCATCTTGAGCGGCCCCCGACAGGTCTTCACCCTCGTCAACCCCATCTTCCAGCGACTGGCGGGAGGCAGGGCGCTCCTGGGAACCTCCCTGATGGACGCGCTGCCCACCCCCGAGGCGCGCGCCTTCTCCGAGAAGGTTCGCCGCGTCTACGAAACGGGAGAGCCCCTCTTCGAGAAGGAGGCCCCGCTGCGAGTCGTGAGCGGTGAGGGCTGGGCGAACGAGCGGCTCTTCAACTTCCTGCTCCACCCCCTGCGGGATGCCCGAGGGGACGTAGACTCGGTGATGGCCTTCGCCATCGACGTGACGGAGGAGGTCCAGGCGCGGCGGAAGGTGGAGGAGTGGGCCGCGCAGCTCTCCCACCAGGAGCGGTGGCTGCGCTCGGTGCTCGACTTCATGCCCGTCGCGCTGCTGCTGCTGGAGCCCGACAGCGGCCGGGTGCTCTTCGCGAACCGGCACGCCCACCGGATGGCGGGAGGGACCTTTCCCCTGGGGGTGCCCGCGTCGGCCTACGACTCGGCCTACCACCTCCTGGATGAGGACGGCAGGCCCATCCCCATGGATCGGGTCCCCGGGGTGCGAGCCGCCCGAGGAGAGCGCGTCCAGGGCGCGTCCCTGATCTGGGTCACCCCCGTGGGGCGCTACCGCCTGCACATCGACTCCGAGACGCTCCCCGCGGCCCATGGCCACCCGGCCACCGTGCTGCTGGCGCTCCAGGACGTGAGCCAGCTCAAGCAGATGCAGGATGAGCTCCAGAAGGCCGTCCAGCTCCGGGATGAGTTCCTCACGGTGGCGTCGCATGAGCTGAGGACCCCGCTCACGCCCTTGCAGCTCAAGCTCCAGAGCCTGGTGCGCGACTGCTCGGCCGACCTCCCGCCGGAGCAGCTCCGGGAACGGCTGCGCAAGACCGTCGGGAGCGCCACGCAGCAGGTCCACAAGCTCGTGGAGCTCATCGGCGATCTGCTCGACGTCTCCCGGCTCACCGAGGGCCGGCTGTCCCTGGACATCGAGCCGGTGGACCTCTCCGCCCTGGTGCGAGACGTGGTGGAGCGCTTCGAGCCCCAGGCGCTCCGGGCGGGCTCCCCCCTCGTCGTCCAGGCCGACGAGCCCATCATCGGGTTCTGGGACAGGCTGCGCCTGGAGCAGGTCGTCGACAACCTGCTCTCCAACGCGCTCAAGTACGGACCGGGCAGGCCGGTGACGCTCCGGGTGGAGCAGCACGGGGAAGAGGCCCGGCTCACGGTGAGCGACGAGGGGATCGGCATCCCCTCCGAGAGCCTCCCGCGCATCTTCGAGAAGTTCGAGCGGGCCGTCTCTCCCCGCCACTACGGGGGCCTGGGGCTGGGCCTGTACATCACCCGACAGATCGTCCAGGCGCTGGGAGGCGGCATCCGGGTGGAGAGCCAGCCCGAGCGGGGGGCGACCTTCACGGTGGAGCTGCCCATGGCGTGCGCCAGCCCCCTGCACGAGCCGCCCGCCAGCGCTCCTCCCCCGGCCCCCCCTGGCTGA
- a CDS encoding NAD(P)-dependent alcohol dehydrogenase, with protein sequence MRTKAYQLVAWQQPAELREVDVREPGPGEVLLKVGGAGACHSDLTLMGIPPGFMPYTLPFTLGHEAAGWVEALGPGVTGFERGEPVLVYGPWGCGRCKPCRQGSENHCERVSELRSHGGGLGRDGSMAHYLLVPSSRLLVPLGSLDPRDWAPLVDAALTPYHAIKRALPQLVPGSTAVVIGVGGLGQMAVQLLRAVSPARVIAVDTSAEKLARAKDLGADATVRSDDRPVEQIRELTRGLGAELVLDIVGVDSTLQLAAGVARTRGQLAVIGLGGGVLPFNFFSIPQECQVVAPYWGTLPELMEVLELAHAGRIRMTVERFPLEQAAEAYKRMREGTLKGRAIITPHG encoded by the coding sequence ATGAGAACAAAGGCGTATCAGCTCGTGGCGTGGCAGCAGCCCGCGGAGCTGCGTGAAGTGGATGTTCGCGAGCCGGGTCCAGGCGAGGTGCTCCTCAAGGTCGGCGGCGCGGGGGCGTGCCACTCGGATCTCACCCTGATGGGGATTCCGCCGGGCTTCATGCCCTATACGCTGCCCTTCACGCTGGGCCATGAGGCGGCGGGCTGGGTGGAGGCGCTGGGTCCGGGAGTGACGGGGTTCGAGCGCGGAGAGCCCGTGCTCGTCTATGGCCCGTGGGGCTGCGGGCGTTGCAAGCCGTGCCGCCAGGGAAGTGAGAACCATTGCGAGCGCGTGTCCGAGCTGCGCTCCCACGGGGGTGGACTGGGGCGGGACGGGAGCATGGCCCACTACCTGCTCGTGCCTTCGTCGCGGCTGCTGGTGCCGCTGGGCTCGTTGGATCCGCGGGACTGGGCGCCCCTGGTGGATGCGGCGCTGACGCCCTACCACGCCATCAAGCGGGCCCTGCCGCAGCTGGTGCCGGGCTCGACGGCGGTGGTCATCGGCGTGGGAGGCCTGGGACAGATGGCGGTGCAGCTGCTGCGCGCCGTGAGCCCCGCGCGAGTCATCGCGGTGGACACCTCGGCGGAGAAGCTGGCGCGAGCGAAGGATCTGGGCGCGGATGCCACGGTGCGCTCGGACGACCGCCCCGTGGAGCAGATCCGCGAGCTGACGCGAGGGCTGGGCGCGGAGCTGGTGCTGGACATCGTGGGCGTGGACTCGACGCTGCAGCTGGCCGCTGGCGTGGCGCGCACGCGCGGACAGCTCGCGGTGATCGGGCTGGGGGGCGGCGTGCTTCCCTTCAATTTCTTCAGCATCCCGCAGGAGTGTCAGGTGGTGGCGCCGTACTGGGGGACGCTCCCCGAGCTGATGGAGGTGCTGGAGCTGGCGCATGCGGGGCGCATCCGGATGACGGTGGAGCGCTTCCCGCTGGAGCAGGCCGCGGAGGCATACAAGCGCATGCGCGAGGGGACGCTGAAGGGGCGAGCGATCATCACTCCCCACGGCTGA